A region from the Musa acuminata AAA Group cultivar baxijiao chromosome BXJ1-10, Cavendish_Baxijiao_AAA, whole genome shotgun sequence genome encodes:
- the LOC135596272 gene encoding protein GRAVITROPIC IN THE LIGHT 1-like, whose translation MEPSRAAPPPPNFGSVARTITKILRLRRSAASSTGGSADAAPDDYDAIHKFKLARDVRDYSGILTEPPDKGFHKPEDEKRQQQQQKSGSSGDLDAMESLLANLFASISAVKAAYAELQVAQSSYDSELIQSADGAVVAGLKHISVLKQSFFRNQFDPRTSPILQPALAAQLQELRNLTRTYSITTHKLEAELDLKGSEILAHQASLLESERKAQALEAKLHPNRSLAALDGLHLSGLNPTHFLTALRYAFKSIRFFVQLMVKEMDSAGWDLDAAAGSIQPDVLREKEPSHRIFAFESYVCLRMFSDLHHQNFGIGTLEECLAWDRRQFFNEFTRLKSIAMNQSLGHLPSPVARFCRAKYLSLVHPKMESSFFGELDQRAMVSSGRGFPGSEFFAAFAEMSRRMWLLHCLFFSFEPDTERSIFQVGRGSRFSDVYMESVTAAESKDNGGVGGAEGAGSGRATAVGFTVVPGFKVGRTLIQSKVYLITVDAKVNVRL comes from the coding sequence ATGGAGCCTTCGAGAGCAGCGCCGCCGCCGCCAAATTTCGGGTCAGTGGCTCGGACGATCACCAAGATCCTCCGCCTGCGAAGGTCAGCCGCCAGCTCTACCGGTGGCTCCGCCGACGCCGCTCCTGACGATTACGATGCGATCCACAAGTTTAAGCTCGCTCGAGACGTCAGAGATTATTCTGGCATCCTCACCGAACCCCCTGACAAAGGCTTCCACAAACCTGAAGATGagaagcggcagcagcagcagcagaagagtgGTTCTTCCGGTGATCTGGACGCCATGGAGTCCCTCCTCGCGAACCTCTTCGCCAGCATCTCCGCCGTCAAGGCCGCCTACGCCGAGCTTCAGGTGGCGCAGTCTTCATATGATTCGGAGTTGATACAGTCTGCGGATGGTGCTGTCGTTGCCGGGCTGAAACACATATCGGTGCTGAAGCAGTCCTTCTTCAGGAACCAGTTCGACCCTCGCACCAGTCCGATTTTGCAGCCGGCTCTCGCCGCGCAGCTCCAAGAGCTGCGCAACCTCACCAGGACCTACAGCATCACCACCCACAAGCTGGAGGCCGAGCTCGACCTGAAGGGCTCCGAGATCCTCGCCCACCAAGCAAGTCTCCTCGAATCCGAGAGAAAGGCCCAAGCTTTGGAGGCCAAGCTCCATCCCAACCGCTCTCTCGCCGCACTCGACGGTCTCCACCTTTCCGGCCTCAACCCCACACATTTCCTCACTGCGCTGCGCTACGCCTTCAAATCGATCAGATTCTTCGTCCAACTAATGGTGAAGGAGATGGATTCTGCCGGTTGGGACCTAGACGCTGCCGCCGGCTCCATCCAACCGGACGTGCTCCGCGAAAAAGAGCCCAGCCACCGGATCTTTGCATTCGAATCTTACGTCTGCCTGAGGATGTTCTCCGACTTACACCACCAAAACTTCGGTATTGGCACGTTGGAGGAATGCTTGGCGTGGGATCGCCGACAATTCTTCAACGAATTCACCAGGCTCAAGTCAATTGCGATGAACCAGAGTCTAGGCCACCTGCCGTCGCCGGTGGCGCGGTTCTGCAGGGCCAAGTACTTGTCGCTGGTGCATCCGAAGATGGAATCCTCCTTCTTCGGCGAACTTGATCAGAGGGCGATGGTGAGCTCGGGACGGGGCTTTCCGGGCTCCGAGTTCTTTGCCGCGTTTGCGGAGATGTCTAGACGAATGTGGCTCCTCCATTGCCTCTTCTTCTCGTTCGAGCCGGATACCGAGCGGTCCATCTTCCAGGTAGGACGAGGGAGCCGGTTCTCCGATGTGTACATGGAAAGCGTGACGGCGGCTGAGAGCAAAGACAATGGCGGTGTCGGCGGCGCCGAGGGGGCTGGGTCAGGTCGAGCCACCGCGGTGGGATTCACCGTAGTCCCCgggttcaaagtgggccgaacgcTGATCCAGAGCAAGGTCTACCTCATCACGGTTGACGCCAAGGTAAACGTACGGTTGTGA
- the LOC103969408 gene encoding BES1/BZR1 homolog protein 4: MLIEIPPLSPFPMRMPSSPSSLLRSLRAWDRRDRATDPSLSVGGRSIEVEAGGSWEGMTSGTRMPTWRERENNRRRERRRRAIAANIYAGLRMYGNYKLPKHCDNNEVLKALCDEAGWTVEPDGTTYRKGSKPSVECMDVVGGSTSPSPYSSNQASPCASYNHSPASSSFASPASSSYITNTNNSINGADGNSLIPWLKNLYSASSSASSSMFRHQQPLFMGGGSISAPVTPPMSSPTASTPCIKTDWYDQSAQPLWPGTSYKFLPNSTPPSPGRQMIPDPAWIAGLQIETTSPSSPTFSLVSSNPFGFSGGGSSRMWTPGQSGTSSPVMPGIIWMPGQSGTRSPVMPGISHNIDVQMSNGITDEFAFGSSSNGNSLRGLVKPWEGERIHEECGPDDLQLTLGSSRTRADA, encoded by the exons ATGCTTATTGAGATCCCTCCGCTTTCCCCTTTTCCCATGCGCATGCCTTCTTCCCCGTCCTCTCTGCTCCGATCTCTCCGAGCTTGGGATCGACGAGATCGGGCGACCGATCCTTCCTTATCAGTTGGAGGCAGATCGATCGAGGTGGAGGCTGGGGGTTCTTGGGAAGGGATGACGTCCGGGACGAGGATGCCGACgtggagggagagggagaacAACCGGCGGAGGGAACGGCGTCGGCGGGCGATCGCGGCCAATATCTACGCTGGACTGCGGATGTACGGGAATTACAAGCTCCCCAAGCACTGCGACAACAACGAGGTCCTCAAAGCCCTCTGCGACGAGGCCGGCTGGACCGTCGAGCCCGACGGCACCACCTACCGCAAG GGGAGTAAACCTTCAGTAGAGTGCATGGATGTAGTTGGGGGCTCAACCTCTCCAAGCCCGTATTCTTCAAACCAGGCAAGCCCATGCGCATCTTATAATCACAGTCCTGCCTCTTCATCCTTTGCGAGTCCTGCATCTTCATCCTACATCACCAATACCAACAATTCTATCAATGGCGCTGATGGTAACTCCCTCATTCCCTGGCTTAAAAATCTCTATTCAGCTTCCTCTAGTGCCTCTTCATCCATGTTTCGACACCAACAGCCTCTTTTCATGGGTGGTGGTTCCATAAGTGCCCCCGTGACTCCTCCCATGAGTTCCCCAACTGCGAGTACACCTTGTATTAAGACCGACTGGTATGATCAAAGTGCACAACCATTATGGCCCGGTACCAGCTACAAATTTTTACCAAACTCAACTCCACCGAGTCCTGGGCGTCAGATGATTCCAGATCCTGCTTGGATTGCAGGGCTGCAGATTGAGACAACATCTCCTTCATCCCCCACCTTCAGCCTTGTTTCCTCAAACCCATTTGGGTTTTCAGGTGGAGGCTCTTCAAGAATGTGGACACCAGGGCAAAGTGGTACCAGTTCCCCTGTCATGCCTGGTATAATTTGGATGCCGGGGCAGAGTGGCACCAGGTCTCCTGTCATGCCTGGTATCTCGCACAACATCGATGTTCAGATGTCGAATGGCATTACTGATGAGTTTGCATTTGGGAGCAGCAGTAATGGCAATAGCCTGCGAGGACTGGTGAAGCCCTGGGAGGGTGAGAGGATCCACGAGGAATGCGGACCAGATGACCTCCAGCTCACTCTTGGCAGCTCAAGGACCAGGGCTGATGCCTAA
- the LOC135596274 gene encoding aquaporin NIP1-1-like: MQEFGYEGPINRTLNVIGLDVVFFLASFLGCGDPKVGEMSRAGEACCSDGSEERFVEERSAADRGEERVTLDHAGGGSCSAEACVFTFSFCFLQKIIAEILGTYFMIFAGCGSVAVNLSTGIVTFPGICLAWGLVVMAMVYSLGHVSGAHFNPAVTIAFATCGRFPWRQVPAYVSAQVLGSTISIGTLRLLFGGKHGQFLGTVPAGSDLQSLVLEFIISFYLMFVISGVATDSRAIGELAGLVVGATVVVNVLFAGPISGASMNPARSLGPAIIANRWEGLWVYIVGPICGTVLGAWAYNLIRFTDRPLLEITNTATASFLKRLTRKDSA, encoded by the exons ATGCAAGAATTTGGCTATGAAGGGCCAATAAATAGAACCCTAAATGTCATTGGACTCGACGTTGTCTTCTTCCTTGCCTCTTTTTTAGGTTGTGGTGATCCAAAAGTGGGAGAGATGAGTAGGGCGGGAGAGGCCTGTTGTTCTGATGGCTCGGAAGAAAGGTTTGTGGAGGAGAGGAGTGCTGCTGATCGAGGAGAGGAGCGTGTTACTCTCGATCATGCAGGAGGCGGGAGCTGTTCAGCCGAAGCTTGTGTCTTCACCTTCTCTTTCTGTTTCCTCCAAAAG ATCATTGCCGAGATCTTGGGCACCTACTTTATGATATTTGCTGGGTGTGGTTCGGTCGCAGTGAATCTAAGCACCGGCATCGTCACATTCCCCGGCATATGCTTGGCCTGGGGGCTCGTGGTCATGGCCATGGTGTACTCCCTCGGCCACGTCTCCGGCGCCCACTTCAATCCCGCCGTCACCATCGCCTTCGCCACATGCGGAAGGTTCCCGTGGAGGCAG GTGCCAGCTTACGTTTCAGCTCAGGTTTTGGGATCGACCATCTCGATCGGGACGCTGAGGTTGCTGTTCGGAGGGAAGCATGGCCAGTTCCTGGGAACGGTTCCCGCCGGCTCCGACCTCCAGTCCCTGGTTCTCGAGTTCATCATCTCCTTCTACCTGATGTTTGTGATCTCCGGCGTCGCCACAGACAGCAGAGCA ATCGGAGAACTGGCAGGGTTGGTAGTCGGAGCCACCGTGGTGGTAAATGTGCTCTTCGCCGG GCCGATCTCAGGAGCATCGATGAACCCGGCGAGGAGCCTCGGCCCGGCGATCATCGCAAACCGGTGGGAGGGGCTATGGGTGTACATCGTGGGTCCCATCTGCGGCACCGTGCTCGGTGCCTGGGCCTACAATCTCATCCGCTTCACCGACAGGCCCCTGCTTGAGATCACCAACACTGCCACCGCCTCCTTCCTCAAAAGACTCACCAGGAAGGACTCCGCCTGA